CAGGCCAGCTGTGATGGCTGCATTTGAGGAAAGATTAAAGGGGCTTCAAGCTTGGAGGGATTCGAAAGACCTCCTCGCAAGcaaattatataattctaaGCAAGATCCAAAATCAGTTTTGTTAAATTTCAGCAAAGCCTCGCTGTCTCGTTCTGAATCAGGATCCAGCAGTAACGCAGACGATGTCTTGATTTGCCTGACTGGGGATGGAGAGATTGATTATTTTCAAGACCTTCAAGGACAGGTAACTTTGTGTCATTCTTTATGTTTAACTTATAATTAATGATAACATTTCTCCCACCTTTTAATGCTTTTCACTTGAAAGAGTTTCAACAACTTCTCTAGGTTCTTCGGTTGAAGGGTGAACTC
The nucleotide sequence above comes from Brassica oleracea var. oleracea cultivar TO1000 unplaced genomic scaffold, BOL UnpScaffold08335, whole genome shotgun sequence. Encoded proteins:
- the LOC106322159 gene encoding uncharacterized protein LOC106322159, with protein sequence MTGSTFDSSQLVFTACMGYQDVNECRLQELRSKHRPAVMAAFEERLKGLQAWRDSKDLLASKLYNSKQDPKSVLLNFSKASLSRSESGSSSNADDVLICLTGDGEIDYFQDLQGQVLRLKGELCNLVEEKRSALL